The following are encoded in a window of Arthrobacter antioxidans genomic DNA:
- a CDS encoding DNA-3-methyladenine glycosylase, with translation MDESRTAPDLRVRLGGSALEVAPSLLGAHLTHSSDDGDVTVRITEVEAYLGPDDPGSHAFRGRTARNATMFGPAGHLYVYFTYGMHYCANIVCGDEGWATGLLLRAGEIVDGTGLARDRRSQPATDLDLARGPARLAQALGLDRRNDGADVLAHPFRLVLPEAPATAVLTGPRVGVSGVAGTAEYPWRFWLPEEPTVSRYRPGKPPAPRKVDP, from the coding sequence ATCGATGAAAGCAGGACGGCCCCCGACCTCCGCGTACGGCTGGGCGGCAGCGCCCTGGAGGTCGCGCCCTCGCTCCTCGGCGCGCATCTCACCCACAGCAGCGACGACGGTGACGTCACCGTCCGCATCACGGAGGTCGAGGCCTACCTCGGCCCGGACGATCCGGGCTCCCATGCGTTCCGTGGCAGGACCGCGCGGAACGCGACCATGTTCGGGCCCGCCGGGCACCTCTACGTCTACTTCACCTACGGCATGCACTACTGCGCCAACATCGTCTGCGGAGACGAGGGGTGGGCCACAGGCCTGCTGCTGCGGGCGGGGGAGATCGTCGACGGCACGGGCCTCGCCCGTGATCGGCGCTCGCAGCCGGCGACCGACCTCGACCTCGCCCGGGGGCCGGCACGCCTCGCACAGGCGCTCGGCCTCGACCGCCGGAACGACGGCGCCGACGTGCTCGCGCACCCGTTCCGGCTGGTCCTGCCGGAGGCGCCCGCGACGGCGGTCCTCACCGGACCGCGCGTGGGCGTCAGCGGTGTCGCCGGGACGGCGGAGTATCCGTGGCGCTTCTGGCTGCCGGAGGAGCCCACCGTCTCCCGCTACCGTCCGGGGAAGCCCCCGGCACCCCGTAAGGTTGATCCGTGA
- the tyrS gene encoding tyrosine--tRNA ligase, which translates to MSQQTDIPVSGLAGQRNDPSFDGVYDELVWRGLIHVSTDEGELKELLGGPSITFYCGFDPTAPSLHLGNLVQLLTMRRLQLAGHRPLGLVGGSTGLVGDPRPTAERTMNTKETVAEWVGSLEAQVRRFLDFEGPSPARIVNNLDWTGPMSVIDFLRDVGKYFRVGTMIKKETVAKRLNSDEGISYAEFSYQILQGMDFLQLFRDYDCVLQTGGSDQWGNLTSGTDLVRKVEGRSVHAIGTPLITNADGTKFGKSEGNAIWLDAAMTSPYAMFQFWLNTSDADVAQRLRIFTFRNRADIEALEQATAERPHERAAQRALAYDVTALVHGVDATEKVIAASAALFGQGDLASLDRATLEAATAELDSVAVPRDGLGIIELLVASGLSASNSSARRTIGEGGAYVNNTKITDADHTVGADDLLHGRYLLVRRGKRNLAMVDVT; encoded by the coding sequence GTGTCCCAGCAAACAGATATCCCGGTCAGTGGCCTCGCAGGCCAGCGCAACGATCCATCCTTCGACGGCGTCTACGACGAGCTCGTGTGGCGTGGTCTGATCCATGTCTCCACCGATGAGGGGGAGCTGAAGGAACTGCTGGGCGGCCCGTCGATCACCTTCTACTGCGGGTTCGACCCCACGGCTCCGAGCCTCCACCTCGGCAACCTGGTGCAGCTGCTGACGATGCGCCGCCTGCAGCTCGCCGGCCACCGTCCGCTCGGCCTGGTGGGCGGGTCCACAGGCCTCGTCGGCGACCCGCGGCCCACGGCGGAGCGCACCATGAACACGAAGGAGACCGTCGCCGAGTGGGTCGGCTCCCTCGAAGCCCAGGTGCGCCGCTTCCTCGACTTCGAGGGACCCAGCCCGGCGCGGATCGTGAACAACCTCGACTGGACCGGCCCGATGAGCGTCATCGACTTCCTGCGCGACGTCGGGAAGTACTTCCGGGTGGGCACCATGATCAAGAAGGAGACGGTCGCCAAGCGGCTCAACTCCGACGAGGGCATCAGCTACGCCGAGTTCAGCTACCAGATCCTGCAGGGGATGGACTTCCTGCAGCTGTTCCGCGACTACGACTGCGTGCTGCAGACCGGCGGGTCCGACCAGTGGGGCAACCTCACCAGCGGGACCGACCTGGTCCGCAAGGTCGAGGGCAGGAGTGTCCACGCCATCGGTACGCCCCTGATCACCAATGCGGACGGCACGAAGTTCGGCAAGAGCGAGGGCAACGCCATCTGGCTCGACGCCGCCATGACCAGCCCCTACGCGATGTTCCAGTTCTGGCTGAACACCTCCGACGCCGACGTGGCCCAGCGCCTGCGCATCTTCACCTTCCGCAACCGCGCGGACATCGAGGCACTCGAGCAGGCGACTGCCGAGCGACCTCATGAGCGGGCGGCGCAGCGTGCACTCGCCTACGACGTGACCGCCCTGGTGCACGGCGTCGACGCGACCGAGAAGGTCATCGCAGCGTCCGCAGCCCTCTTCGGCCAGGGTGACCTCGCCTCCCTCGACCGCGCCACCCTCGAGGCGGCGACGGCAGAACTCGATTCCGTCGCGGTCCCGCGGGACGGACTGGGGATCATCGAGCTGCTGGTGGCCTCCGGGCTGTCCGCCAGCAATTCCTCGGCCCGCCGAACCATCGGGGAGGGTGGTGCCTACGTGAACAACACGAAGATCACCGACGCCGACCACACCGTCGGCGCGGACGACCTGCTGCACGGCCGCTACCTCCTCGTGCGCCGCGGCAAGCGCAACCTGGCCATGGTCGATGTGACCTGA
- a CDS encoding HelD family protein, producing MHETSQAKAELEHERGYVDGLYHRLDELRAEKALQLAEVRRTQAAGSHQNRSERDAFATMYEDRLAQLNAVDDRLVFGRLDLDDGEKRYIGRIGLSDEDLRQLMVDWRAPEAGTFYQATAFERMGVRRRRHLILARRDVVAIEDDVLDADLLGDDDSLQGEGALLAALNTRRTGQMSDIVGTIQAEQDRIIRAPLPGVTVVQGGPGTGKTAVALHRAAYLLYTHRDRLKSAGVLLVGPTDAFMKYIERVLPSLGETGVVMAGIGTLMPGVTTVLETDETAAALKGRLEMAEVIRTAVANRERVPSENKRLNVEGTMLTLTPRQVSRARERARATGKPHNEARVTFVKILLRELTEQLLDKLEESSGGGNNADRSYLAEDVRSSRDVRIALNLAWMPLTPQKLVSELFARPELLRAAAPHLDEDELAVLARPADAPWTEADVPLLDEAAELLGDLDPSAGRDTAAREQEQKRDLANAERALENVNASLEDSGVDGVLTAEDLAQHNAVTATRLSAAERASGDRTWAYGHIVVDEAQELSPMQWRLLMRRCPLKSFTIVGDIAQTSSAAGSRSWQQALEPFVRDRWQLEELTVNYRTPAQIAEAAVRMANAAGLVVSAPKAVREGRFPPILDTVDDAVTALVQAMPEELTAIDGGLLAVIAPDHLLPAVRQALAPAYGDRVGSGAGGPGQDIVVISPRESKGLEFDGVVILEPQEMLDSATARVGDLYVAMTRPTQRLRVISSGRIPAGIAD from the coding sequence ATGCACGAGACGTCCCAGGCCAAGGCCGAGCTGGAGCACGAGCGCGGCTACGTCGATGGTCTGTACCACCGTCTCGATGAACTCCGTGCGGAGAAGGCCCTGCAGCTCGCCGAGGTCCGGCGCACGCAGGCGGCCGGATCCCACCAGAACAGGTCGGAGCGGGACGCCTTCGCGACGATGTACGAGGACCGCCTCGCGCAGCTCAACGCCGTCGACGACCGCCTCGTGTTCGGTCGCCTCGACCTGGACGACGGCGAAAAGCGCTATATCGGGCGCATCGGCCTGTCCGACGAGGACCTCCGGCAGCTCATGGTCGACTGGCGGGCCCCCGAAGCCGGCACGTTCTACCAGGCGACAGCCTTCGAGCGCATGGGCGTCCGCCGCCGCCGCCACCTGATCCTCGCGCGACGCGACGTCGTCGCCATCGAGGACGACGTCCTGGACGCGGACCTCCTCGGCGACGACGACTCGCTGCAGGGCGAGGGTGCCCTGCTCGCGGCACTCAACACGCGGCGCACCGGCCAGATGTCCGACATCGTGGGCACCATCCAGGCGGAGCAGGACCGCATCATCCGGGCGCCGCTGCCCGGGGTGACCGTGGTCCAGGGCGGCCCGGGCACCGGCAAGACGGCGGTCGCGCTCCACCGTGCCGCCTATCTCCTCTACACGCACCGCGACCGGCTGAAGTCCGCCGGCGTACTGCTCGTGGGTCCCACCGACGCCTTCATGAAGTACATCGAGCGCGTCCTGCCGTCCCTCGGCGAGACCGGCGTCGTCATGGCGGGTATCGGCACACTGATGCCCGGTGTCACCACCGTGCTGGAGACGGACGAGACCGCGGCGGCCCTCAAGGGCCGGCTGGAGATGGCCGAGGTCATCCGCACTGCCGTCGCGAACCGGGAGCGCGTGCCGTCGGAGAACAAGCGCCTCAATGTCGAGGGCACCATGCTGACCCTCACCCCCCGTCAGGTCTCCCGTGCGCGTGAGCGGGCCCGGGCCACCGGGAAGCCCCACAACGAAGCACGGGTCACCTTCGTCAAGATCCTCCTCCGCGAGCTCACCGAGCAGCTGCTGGACAAGCTGGAGGAGTCCTCGGGCGGCGGCAACAACGCCGACCGCTCGTACCTCGCCGAGGACGTCCGCAGCTCCCGCGACGTGCGGATCGCCCTCAACCTCGCGTGGATGCCGCTCACACCGCAGAAGCTGGTGTCCGAGCTGTTCGCACGCCCGGAGCTGCTGCGCGCAGCGGCCCCCCACCTGGACGAGGACGAACTCGCGGTCCTCGCCCGGCCCGCCGACGCCCCCTGGACCGAGGCGGATGTGCCCCTGCTGGACGAGGCCGCCGAGCTGCTCGGCGACCTCGACCCGTCGGCCGGACGCGACACCGCCGCCCGCGAGCAGGAGCAGAAGCGCGACCTCGCCAACGCGGAGCGGGCCCTGGAGAACGTCAACGCCTCGCTGGAGGACTCCGGGGTGGACGGGGTGCTGACCGCCGAGGATCTCGCGCAGCACAACGCGGTGACCGCCACCCGGCTCTCGGCCGCGGAGCGCGCCTCCGGCGACCGCACCTGGGCGTACGGGCACATCGTGGTCGACGAGGCCCAGGAACTCTCCCCGATGCAGTGGCGCCTGCTGATGCGGCGCTGCCCGCTGAAGTCCTTCACCATCGTCGGGGACATCGCGCAGACCAGCTCGGCCGCCGGCTCGAGGTCCTGGCAGCAGGCCCTCGAGCCCTTCGTGCGGGATCGCTGGCAGCTCGAGGAGCTGACGGTCAACTACCGCACCCCCGCACAGATCGCCGAGGCCGCGGTGCGCATGGCGAACGCCGCGGGTCTCGTCGTGTCCGCTCCGAAGGCGGTACGGGAGGGACGGTTCCCCCCGATCCTGGATACGGTGGACGACGCCGTGACCGCCCTGGTGCAGGCCATGCCCGAGGAACTGACGGCCATCGACGGCGGCCTGCTCGCCGTCATCGCGCCCGACCACCTGCTGCCCGCCGTCCGGCAGGCCCTGGCACCCGCCTACGGGGACCGCGTGGGCTCCGGCGCGGGCGGGCCGGGCCAGGACATCGTGGTGATCAGCCCGCGCGAGTCGAAGGGCCTGGAATTCGACGGCGTCGTGATCCTCGAGCCGCAGGAGATGCTCGACTCCGCGACGGCCAGGGTCGGTGACCTCTACGTGGCGATGACCCGCCCCACGCAGCGACTCCGCGTCATCTCGAGCGGCCGGATTCCTGCTGGTATCGCCGACTGA
- a CDS encoding adenine phosphoribosyltransferase — protein sequence MDLGPATVPSTSGLAAQAREAVDRLCAVVPDFPSPGIMFRDLTPVFSDAEGFRAVVDALAEAFAGQFDAVAGVEARGFLLAAAVGYATGTGVVTIRKAGKLPRAVYRESYDLEYGQASLEIHRSDLPAGTRVLLLDDVLATGGTLVAAGALLEQAGAVVVGCGVVLELADLPGRDALAGRRVHAIETV from the coding sequence ATGGATCTCGGCCCGGCGACGGTACCCAGCACGTCCGGACTGGCCGCGCAGGCGCGGGAGGCCGTCGACCGCCTGTGTGCCGTGGTTCCCGACTTCCCGTCGCCCGGCATCATGTTCAGGGACCTGACGCCGGTGTTCTCCGACGCGGAGGGCTTCCGTGCGGTCGTCGACGCGCTCGCCGAAGCCTTCGCGGGCCAGTTCGACGCCGTCGCCGGGGTGGAGGCCCGCGGCTTCCTCCTCGCCGCCGCCGTCGGCTACGCGACCGGCACCGGCGTCGTCACCATCCGCAAGGCGGGCAAACTGCCCCGCGCCGTGTACCGGGAGTCCTACGACCTCGAATACGGTCAGGCGTCCCTCGAGATCCACCGGTCGGACCTGCCCGCCGGGACGCGCGTGCTCCTGCTCGACGACGTCCTCGCCACGGGGGGAACGCTCGTCGCCGCGGGAGCGTTGCTCGAACAGGCCGGCGCCGTCGTCGTCGGGTGCGGCGTGGTCCTGGAACTCGCGGACCTCCCCGGACGCGATGCCCTGGCGGGCCGACGGGTGCACGCGATCGAAACCGTGTAG
- a CDS encoding AlkA N-terminal domain-containing protein encodes MDFWQQYRAIDARDARFDGQFITAVSSTGIYCRPSCPARTPKPANVTFFRTSAAAHEAGYRACKRCLPEAVPGDPEWHLRSDAAARAMRLIADGEVDRAGVPGLAARLGYSPRQLNRILREELGAGALALARAHRAQTARTLLTATTLRFADIAFAAGFGSIRQFNDTVQQVFDLTPGRLREASRQRTGTDGSPTAEPGGPLRLSLSLPTRPPYDNAIFRFLAARAVAGVEIGTTTSYERLLRLPAGPAWFRAEAVEPQGDGRAALPVTVSVAGLADLPPLLSRIRRLFDLDADPVAVDAALSRDARFAALVVDAPGLRLPGSLDPHETLIRAIAGQQVTVGASTTALGRLAAAGPAVDVPGTRLDRFFPSAEDLAAAPGTLLRGPRRRDAALRAAAGRLASGSFGIGIGSDPAELRGDLLRLDGVGLWTADYVVMRVLGHPDIHLPGDASVRAGWARLSRDPTIDPAVSLDAAMAGVRPWRSYATLHLWRTAAPPTPGVAGGSVDDAA; translated from the coding sequence ATGGACTTCTGGCAGCAGTACAGGGCGATCGACGCCCGGGACGCCCGCTTCGACGGGCAGTTCATCACCGCTGTCTCCAGCACGGGCATCTACTGTCGGCCCTCCTGCCCCGCCCGGACTCCGAAGCCCGCCAACGTCACCTTCTTCCGCACCTCGGCGGCCGCGCACGAGGCAGGGTACCGCGCGTGCAAGCGGTGCCTGCCGGAAGCCGTCCCGGGGGACCCCGAATGGCATCTGCGGAGCGACGCGGCGGCCCGAGCCATGCGGCTCATCGCCGACGGCGAAGTGGACCGCGCCGGCGTTCCCGGCCTGGCGGCGCGGCTCGGCTACTCCCCCCGACAGCTCAACCGCATCCTCAGGGAGGAACTCGGCGCCGGGGCGCTCGCACTGGCTCGCGCGCACCGCGCCCAGACCGCGCGGACACTCCTCACCGCGACGACGCTGCGCTTCGCGGACATCGCGTTCGCCGCCGGCTTCGGGAGCATCCGCCAGTTCAACGACACCGTCCAGCAGGTCTTCGACCTCACCCCTGGCCGGCTGCGGGAGGCGTCGCGGCAGCGGACCGGAACGGACGGCTCGCCCACCGCGGAGCCCGGTGGGCCGCTCCGGCTCTCCCTGTCCCTGCCCACGCGGCCGCCGTACGACAACGCCATCTTCCGCTTCCTCGCCGCCCGCGCCGTCGCCGGTGTGGAGATCGGCACGACGACGAGCTACGAGCGCCTGCTCCGTCTGCCGGCCGGGCCCGCCTGGTTCAGGGCGGAGGCCGTCGAGCCGCAGGGGGACGGGCGGGCCGCCCTGCCCGTCACGGTTTCGGTGGCGGGGCTGGCGGACCTCCCGCCGCTGCTCAGCCGCATCCGTCGGCTCTTCGACCTCGACGCCGACCCCGTGGCCGTCGACGCCGCACTGTCGCGTGACGCCCGCTTCGCGGCACTGGTCGTGGATGCACCGGGGCTGCGCCTTCCGGGATCGCTGGATCCCCACGAGACCCTGATCCGCGCGATCGCGGGCCAACAGGTCACGGTGGGCGCGTCGACGACGGCCCTCGGCCGGCTCGCTGCAGCGGGGCCCGCGGTCGATGTGCCGGGCACTCGGCTGGACCGGTTCTTCCCCTCCGCCGAGGACCTCGCCGCGGCACCCGGGACCCTCCTGCGCGGACCGCGCCGCCGTGACGCTGCGCTGCGTGCGGCGGCCGGGAGGCTCGCCTCCGGGTCCTTCGGGATCGGGATCGGCTCCGACCCCGCCGAGCTGCGCGGGGACCTGCTGCGGCTGGACGGCGTGGGACTCTGGACAGCGGACTACGTCGTCATGCGCGTGCTCGGCCACCCCGACATCCACCTCCCGGGCGACGCCTCGGTCCGGGCGGGCTGGGCCCGGCTGTCGCGGGATCCGACCATCGATCCCGCCGTGTCCCTCGATGCCGCGATGGCCGGCGTCCGGCCTTGGCGCTCGTACGCCACCCTGCACCTGTGGCGAACCGCCGCGCCGCCCACCCCGGGAGTAGCCGGAGGATCCGTCGATGACGCCGCCTGA
- a CDS encoding SAM-dependent methyltransferase, translating to MVRNIGVAPRLAEALGIVLGTEEIPLRLRAWDGSEAGPVDAPVIEFRSRRGLRRMLWSPNQLGLSRAYVAGDIDGGGNLFEGFSALSSVGKFAELKAFRPPTLGERMRLVRTAVLVGALGLPPAPPPEEMNVTRWGRKHSKERDAAAISHHYDVGNEFYALVLGRSMVYSCAVWEDETIGLDAAQETKLDLVCRKLGLRPGLRVLDVGCGWGSFALHAAQNYGVDVVGVTLSKEQADFARKRVCDAGLADRIEIRVQDYRDVHDGPFDAISSIGMAEHVGESQINDYASKLYSLLPPGGRLLNHAISWNAGEMPPDPDSFIPRYVFPDGEMLSLTVMIGALEASGLEVLDVEALRRHYALTLRAWVRNLEENWDEAVRLTSEGRARVWRLYMASSALGFERGLNGVNQVLVQRPGGEHSPLRRREWM from the coding sequence ATGGTCAGGAACATAGGAGTGGCGCCGCGGTTGGCCGAAGCCTTGGGGATCGTTCTGGGCACCGAGGAGATCCCGCTGAGGCTCCGGGCGTGGGACGGGTCGGAAGCAGGCCCGGTCGATGCCCCTGTGATCGAGTTCCGCTCCCGGCGGGGATTACGGCGAATGCTGTGGTCCCCGAATCAGCTCGGGTTGAGCCGTGCGTACGTTGCAGGGGATATCGACGGGGGCGGCAACCTCTTCGAAGGCTTCTCGGCGCTCAGCTCGGTGGGCAAGTTCGCCGAGCTGAAGGCTTTCCGCCCACCGACCCTCGGTGAACGCATGAGGCTGGTCCGGACGGCCGTTCTCGTGGGAGCGCTGGGGCTTCCGCCCGCGCCGCCGCCCGAGGAGATGAACGTGACCCGATGGGGGCGGAAGCATTCCAAGGAGCGGGACGCTGCGGCGATCTCGCACCATTACGACGTGGGCAACGAGTTCTATGCGCTCGTGCTCGGACGGTCGATGGTGTACTCCTGCGCTGTCTGGGAGGACGAGACCATCGGCTTGGACGCGGCCCAGGAAACGAAACTCGACCTGGTCTGCCGCAAGCTCGGCCTTCGGCCCGGTCTGCGGGTGCTGGATGTGGGCTGCGGCTGGGGCAGCTTTGCGCTGCACGCAGCGCAGAACTACGGAGTCGACGTCGTCGGTGTCACCCTCTCGAAAGAGCAGGCGGACTTCGCCCGTAAGCGAGTGTGCGACGCCGGTCTTGCCGACCGTATCGAGATCCGGGTTCAGGACTACCGCGATGTCCACGACGGCCCGTTCGACGCGATCAGCTCGATCGGCATGGCCGAACACGTCGGCGAAAGCCAGATCAACGACTACGCGTCCAAGCTGTACAGCCTGCTGCCTCCCGGCGGGCGCCTCCTCAATCACGCGATTTCCTGGAACGCGGGTGAGATGCCCCCGGATCCGGACTCCTTCATCCCCCGCTACGTCTTTCCCGACGGAGAGATGCTCAGCCTGACCGTCATGATCGGGGCGCTCGAAGCGTCGGGACTGGAAGTGCTCGACGTCGAAGCGCTGCGCCGGCACTACGCGCTGACGCTTCGGGCCTGGGTACGCAACCTCGAGGAGAACTGGGACGAGGCGGTGCGTCTCACGAGCGAGGGACGGGCCCGGGTATGGCGGCTGTATATGGCGTCGAGCGCGCTCGGGTTCGAGCGGGGGCTGAACGGCGTGAATCAGGTACTGGTGCAGCGTCCGGGAGGAGAGCATTCCCCATTGCGGCGCCGCGAGTGGATGTGA